Below is a genomic region from Microcaecilia unicolor chromosome 9, aMicUni1.1, whole genome shotgun sequence.
aaaagtggccaatccaggtcacaaacacctggcagaaacccaaagagtagcaacattccatgtagaactacaaagaatagcaagattctggaatcctaaagagtaacaagatatcatgtagaaccccaatgagtagcaacattccatatagaactacaaagaatagcaagattctggaatcctaaagagtaacaagatatcatgtagaaccccaatgagtagcaacattccatatagaactacaaagaatagcaagattctggaatcctaaagagtagcaagataccatgtagaaccccaatgagtagcaacattccatatagaactacaaagaatagcaagattctggaatcctaaagagtaacaagatatcatgtagaaccccaatgagtagcaacattccatgcagaatcccaagtacataagttttgccatactgggacagaccaaaggtccatcaagcccagcatcctgtttccaacagtggccaatccaggtcacaaatacccggcaagatcccaaaaatgttcaatacattttatgctgcttatcccagaaataaacagtggattttccccaagttaatttaataatggtctatggacttttcctttaggaagccatccagaactttttaaaaccccgctaaggtaACAGTGCATTGAAGTGTAGAGATTCCCAAGCGCTGGATGTGGCAGCCATTTGGAAGGatattacattattattatttattattgggatttatttacacCTTTTTGATATTAACTTCTTTGTTTTAACTATGTAAGATAAGGAGATATTGGGAGCAGTTCCTTCGGTCTGAAGCTGTCGGAACACTTGTcctattttttgagatgtggtttgCTTTCAGAATGTATATGAAGAAAAAACTAGGTTATTCAATTAAAaagttgatttattttattttttaagaccCATGATTGGACAAGGATATAATTGGCATGAAATGATGGCTGCTTGAatctttctgaggtcttttcatgTAACAGAATGTTAGTGCACATGGTCTTGAAAATATTTTATCAAAGCAATAAAGATTTTTGTGTtttataaattgtttttttttttggggttaAGTCTGACGCTTTTCTGTACCATTCCCATAATTATCtcagtttttgttttgtgttttatgcAGCACATAAGATATGAGAGAAACATTCAAATACCATAAAGTTGTAAATCGGGCAGAGGAAAAATATCTTTCTGTTCAGTAGAAAATACTTTAGAACAAGATGTTATGGTATGATAATCTTCTAGGCATCGGCCTAGGGGAATTTAGAAGATATTCACCTGCAGATCATGCAAGTACCATTTACCCTAGAGCCAGGACTGGTTTTACTGCTGTTTTCTGGTCAATGAGCTACATTTCAGCTGTTCTATGAGAAACGCAAGAATACATTAAGATTCCCTGGAAATGCATTTCTGAATACCTGCGTGCAAATTAGTCCTCTCAAAAActgttttctctttcctttgATTATATAGGCTGTGAAATGatgcataaaatatatatactacCTTTGGAATttcacagtttgttttttttttgtttttcatgagAATTCAGTTCAACAACCCCATTTGCAGTAAGTGTAATGAATGAATGGGGAACACCAGGATCTCAGCAGGACATCTGTGTGCACAGTTCCTACAATAACCCCGTATTTCGttatttcccctctccccaggTCCTCACTTGTCCAGTTATTTATGGTCTGTGGAAAAATTGGTAACCCTATATAAATTAGACTATTtccttcaattgaaaagaagctccggaacgggggtggggggtgggcataGGATgtagacagactcagaagtaacctgaggaaataaatAGTTCTtcattaaaaagatggtgaatttgaatatctggattccagaaagcttgggacacgtagataggatttctaagggacaggaagggatagaagatggcatgggtgggcagtgtggtctttatcttccttcatttttctctgtttcttcctaagCAATGGGTGACACTGCCCAGATTTTACAAATCAAATCACTTTTGGATTGTGTGTAGGCTGTATTCAGGTGTGGGAGAGGAGACTGGGAAGGGGGGACCCCTACAAGAGTTGGTAATTAGACCTGGTGCAAGACTTCATGGAGATCttataccactactactactactacttgacatttctaaagcgctactagggttacgcagcgctgtacaatttaacatagaaggacaatccctgctcaaaggagcttacaatctaaaggacaaatgtacagtcagtcaaataggggcagtctagatttccaggGAAAAAGCAAACAGGTGTAATGCCAGTGAGCTCAGTCCAGGGCTGGCGGCTCCGATTTTTGTATACTGGGCTGAGAGAGGCGGAGAAATGTGACTCATTTTTTTTACAGTTAAAATATTATTCTCTTTTTAAGTATTTGTGTGGTTTTCAGAAACCGGATTTTAATGCTTATTTTCAGTTAAGTCATTTTCTTCAAACTGGAGAAGTTAGGCAGCTTTACATAAATAGCCAATATTGTTTGAACATTTGCTGTTAGGCAATTTGAGATCTAAGAAGCTATTGTAAATCTGTAAATACCCTTCAGAGGGCCAAAACTGGGCAGGGTGGCACGTGGGTCTGCATAGGCCAACAGGATAGTATAACTCAACTTGCGCAGACTTGATGGTAGACGCGGATGGTAGAAATCGGCATAGAGCAAGGTACAGGTGGACAGAAAGAGGGCTGAGTTTTTTCCACTTTAAAATGGTATCACACCTGAAAACAGTTCAGTAAGTACTGCAGTAGACAAATGAATCCAACCATTCCCTTCTGGGGAAATGCAAGAACATTTTATTAGCAAAAAATCAGAAGTACCCAAATAGCAGAATCAATTTGCATATTAATCAAGGTTTGCTGAGCACATTCTCTGTTAATGTTTTCTTTCTTGTCCTGTAGTGTGGGAAGTATCACAACACACTGGAGCATTGGCCTGACCTTCAGATACTGAGCCGGGTTAGTCGTCTGCAGCAAAGCGTATCTGACTTGGGGAAGTGGTCGGACAGGATTACAGCAGAGAGATTGCAACTGCAGAGAAACCTGACTGCTCTCTTCCAAGTTTCTACTGAGATTGAACAGAGAATCACATCCAGCTTCAAGGAGGTGTCTCTGAAAGTCACCGCTGTGAAAACTGATGTGCGTCGCATCTCTGGCCTGGAGCTGGATGCAAAGATGCTGGCGGACTCTTTGAAGGATCTGGAGATGAGGATGGGAAAGATGGAAAGAGAGACTGTGCAGAGTATCGGAGCTATGCTTACAGGCAGCATTGAGCATGTCATGGAGCTGAAGAGCTCCGTGCTGAGGAATGAGGAAAAAATGAACCTGGTGAAGGAAAAGTTAGCAGAGCTACAAAGCCATTCCAGCAAACATGCCACACAACTCTTGGACCTAGAAAGCGACCGGATGAAGCTTCTGAGCACTGTGACTTTTGCAAATGACCTAAAACCTACAGTATACAACCTCAAGCGGGATTTTTCTCTTTTGGAGCCAGTGATTAATGATCTTACACTGAGAATTGGGAAACTGGCCCTTAACTtgttgcagagagagagagaaattactTCACTGAATGAGAAAATTGCCAATTTGTCTGCAGTTGGAAGAGATGAGAGATGAAGTGAGCAGTATATATCAGATTAATGTCATTAAACAATTCTGTCATTTTGGCATACAGATTGACTTCTCTCTTGGATAAAGGGGATTTTTATTTCAATTAAAGAAATGTGTTATGAACAAACTTGTAAACGCCACACACATTTTGAGGAGTTTTAAGCCTTTCTCTGTTTACTTTGAGTTTTGGACAATTTTTATCAACTTCAAATGCCttctttttttaacttatttttctATAATTGAAATTTAACAAAATTAGTTGCATTGCAATAACACAATGAACAAAGAAATTTCTCACAATGCTCTtgtgattttgaataactttctgtcatctgcaaatgtgatCACCTAACTTGTTATTCCAGGTCATTtgaaaatatgtaaaaaagcagCCACCTCAGCATAGTCGCCTGTAAAACCGTACTATTTGCCCTTCTCCTGTGACTGTATTCAAGCTGGTATTggctcttttctggaagcaatacTTGcctgtggtgctcattttcaaaagcgaAAAGTCCAAAGAGTGGCATAAatttgaatttggacattttttatttatttattgcatttgtatcccacattttcccacctcttcgcAGGCTCACAATACATCGTGAATAGTggaagcaaaaacatccaaattgttattattttcaaagccaatttttagatgtttttctataaagTCTGCCGAAAtgcattcagatcacaaggggtgTATCAGGgccgtgttaagggcgggattgggggttttctgccataatggaaaaacacaaaaacatccagggttataagttggacgttttcatctagacctgttttattaacaaataagccacaaaaaagtgccaaaatgaccagatgaccacctcttactctcccagttgtcattaaccccctcccacccccaaaaaatatgattaaaaccattacttaccagcctctatgcgacCTTCAGATGTTATACACGGGTCCATTAGAGCTgtttgcagatccctggagtagtctagtgatgggtgaagtgcactgcagataggtagacccaggcccatacctccccctacctgttacacttgtggtggaaactgtgagccctccaaaactcaccagcaacccactgtacccacatataggtgctcccttcactcataagggctattgtagtggttcacagttgtggggtttggggggctcagcagacaagtgaGATGGTGTACCTGGGAGCGTTTATactaagtccactgcactgccccctagggtgccacattgctctcctgtgatgccagggggaccagtctactaagaatgctggctcctcctacatcacaatggcttgattttgtgtgtttttcacttggatggagGTTTTTTCCTCCCGAAAAAGataacacagagcacaaaaacatctagcgaATATCCATTTTCGAATTAAAAAGGCAGACATTTTTCAGTGTTGAAAATGGCTGTatttcccacttgaattttggacttttttagcaaaacgtctaaagttggacttagatgtcatattgaaaattcccctccaagCTTCTGGCTCTATCTGGTCTCAGGTTCTTTGCAGGGGTGGGGAGATACAAAGGGTTTCCTAGCAGATAATGAGGCCAGTTCTATAAATCGAGCTGAAACATGGACGCCAGAGATCATTGGCGCTAAAGGCTCTTCTGTAAAGGGCAGGCTTCCTTCGTCGAATAGTGCTAAACGCCAATTCCTATGTTGAAACTTTGGGTTTCAGCGTAAACCCGGGTGTAAATGTTGGTTCCCTCGTTGAGCTGAGCCAGTGTTTTATAACAACGCGCACaattttttggaacacccctgacatacCCTTGCCCCTCTAATGACCTCTACCCTTTTGGGGTTACCGCTAATAAACGTCAACtggttattagcacccaattgtaGATAATTACCATCAATTAAGTTGCGCAGGCATCTCGGCAGTTCACCGAAacgtgggcaccatatatagaatccaggagaatgTTTCCAAATGTATTAATGTGGGTGGGCTCAGTTCCTCCAGGAACCGTGTGCTGGAACTGTGACCAGTGGGGCAGATGTGATGGGTACCTTTCCTGGTAAAATGATACCCTTGCCTGAGTGTTCAGAGATCCAATGGGGAAATGCTGAAACCAGCGTAAACATCAGCATCGTTAAAGATGTCCCTTATATCATTACAATTTCCTTTAGTTCCACTTTATTTCTATAATTGTTACTGATAATAATTACTGCCTGTTGGCCTTGCAATctgataataattaaaaaaacaacaactttatttCTACCCTGCATATCTAAAACATTCTAAGTGGggaacacaagaaacatacaaaataatgtgtaacaatacaaacaaaacaaCACTAGTTCCGAGTCTTATCATTAAAACAAACTGAATAATCAACTGACCCGTATGCCTGAACAAACATATAGGTCTTTAAATCTTTCTTGACCTGAGCAGGCTGAACCAAGGGTTTCTCGGTCCTGTGTTCTGATGGAACgtgtttgcaggctgaaaataaTTATTAAATTGAGAACTGTTACTTTGAGAAATGTTTAGCCTGTTTTCATTGCTACTAGCTGGCAGAGTTGCTGCTGTTTTGCTGGATTTGTTGATGCTGGGTTTGAACATAAGGTATTTGAGATTGGAAAGGCCCAGGAGAACTGGCTGTGTAAAGAGAGGGTGAAGTGTGATGAACATCGTAATTTGCCGGCAATTCTGAGCTGAAGGCTGTAGCAGATCTCTAATGCTTTCTTCCTCTGCACTTCTCCCTTTGCAGTCTGTCTGTCTTCTCACAGTTTCCATCCTTTTCTCTTCCTTCACATTATGCATTGCTGACTTGTACACTTCCAAGAAACTTTTTTCCCAACAGCTAGATTAGCTTTTACAGTATATCAGGAGCAAAAGAGTAGAGAATGAAAACATTTACCCTAAATCCCATCCATATCAGCTGCAAATCTGCATAAAAGCTTCAAAGAGAGCTCTGATTTAATGGTGGACATGCCATGGGTATTTCTTTTTATCAACTTGCCAATTATTAAAGCACATACAGTAGCTACTGGCCTGCCATTTCTGTAGCTTCAGCACACATTTCACAGGATGCAACAGTGGGTAATGAGCAATGCAGCGTGCTTTTAGTCCTGTGACTGCCTTTGGCAGTGTTAGGGAGAGTGGCCGTTTCGGGCCTTTGATAACAAGATTAGCAAGGGCAGTTGCAATACttcagtgttgttttttttcctcacTACTGCTTCACGCAAGGAGTGATCCAAGGCCACTGTTGCCACCATGACCTGCTCttagtggccccccccccccccccccccccagtacccaaGATCTCCACTGCTACCACCATGACCTGCAGTACCCAAGATGACCACCGtgacctgctgctgctactacaattatcatttctatagcgctgacCTGCAGTACCCAAGATCACCACCGtgacctgctgctgctactacaattatcatttctataacgctgaCCTGCAGTACCCAAGATGACCACCAtgacctgctgctgctactacaattatttctatagcactgacCTGCAGTACCCAAGATCaccactgctgccactgccagcttgttagggggagggggcagagcttTCTGACTCCACTCAGCCACTGCATATAGCTAGGTCCAGAATCGGAACAAGCAGGGACAAATGGTTTAGAGGTGGCAGTAGCCTATACGGACAGGAAGAGAAGATTGGCAGTAGTACAATCTCAAATTTTTGTGGCTCTGGGTAGCTAACAGAGTAGCACAAGTTACACTGGCTCTGCCTAAGAACCCGAGAAACATGATCCACTGGGACTACAGAAAATGTATAGTTTGCAGGGCTTTTACCCTGAGGGTGGAGATCTTTTCTCTCCCCCCGGCCCCTCTTTTCCCTTTGGGAAGGTTGGCTAACACATGCCTGATGCAGTGGGTAAGGCTCTGGCATTCAGAAGACGGCCTCTTTCTTGCCTAAACTTTCAGTTTCTTTGCGGGAAAGCAGTGTGAGAGGGAGTAGGCCTGGAGCTGAGAGGGGAGATGGAACCATGAATGTGGCCCCCTAACAAAGTTTGCTCATCCCTGTTCTAATGCTTCTGCTGGATGAACCACCATGTTTTTTTAGAACAACTCTTCACCTCtttgtttatttttactgtaGTCTTTTCAGATATTTTGTGAACATTTTTCTAGACAgcttttaaaaacagaaaaaaaaattatgtaaacTGAATTCATAAGCAATCGCACAATTATGGTCCAGAAAATGTTTTGTTTGAGTAGGAGAAACTTCACGCTCTCATATGGTATCTTCTAGATCAGTGAAATCCACGCCTTCAGCGGCATCAGAACAATATCCTCAATAATGATCCAACTTTACTGTCAGCCCTACTGTGTCATGGCCAGTTCTGTTCTGTGGAATAAGAAAAAGGAACTGTACTGCTGTGGGTCCTTTATTGATCCTGCAAAGACGTTGGGAACCAGGGTCCTACATAAGAAGAGGTGAGATCCTGATCACGCTGCCAGCTTAAGTGATCTTCATGTGAAAAGGATGTTTGAAAGGAGTTATTTGCAGTCACAATCCCAGAACTCTCAGATCCAAAGAAGCGACCCAAACAAGTAAATGGAAGGGAGTGATGATGTAGATGAAGTTTGCAGGATTCTCACACAGCTTCTTGAACTTTCTCGATTTTCTCCAGTAGTCTATCATAGTCATATCTGAGATcttccaaagactgcttcattatCTCCAGCTTGTTCTCATTAGTTTCAATTttaacagaataagtgaccaggTTATCTACAGCAGTTCTGAGCATGCTCAGGTCCAACTGGACCTCACTAACAGCAGACTGCGACTCACTGATGAATCTTTCCAGCGAAGCCACTTTGTCTGGAAACGTTTGGGACTGTAGGAAGTCCAGGGGACCCAGTCTCTCTGCTTGCTCCGATTGCAGGTCACGCACTTTGTGGACCACCTCCTTCAGTACGTGAAACTCTGCGGTCATTTGTGGTACTTCACTAAGGTCTCTCCTTATCTCCTCTAGTTCACTGGTTAATGACTCTTGTGACTCTCTTAGAGACTGCACAGCATCTATACCTAACTGGCTGTTACTGTCTGAATTGATAACTGTTGATCTCATCACATCTATGGCATCCTGAGTAGCTGCAAATCTACTGTTCAAGTCCTTATATTCAGACAGAATGAAATTTATGTTGTCAGAGTGTTGAACAGCAGATAGCTTTAATTCATGCATATTATTTTCTACGAGTTCTAATCTGGAGTCAACATTTTGCCCTTTGTTGCACTGCTTTCGGAGAAGTTTTGTTCCTGTTCCCTCACAGTGGACTGGATCTGTAGAAACTCTTCTCTGAGACTGGCGACATCGCTGGGCAGATGCATGAAGGACTCTTGGGTGCGCTCGACCTGATCTAGTAACGTTTTTAGCATACCTTGCTGGGCTTCCACTGTCTCCTTCAAAATCTCATAGCCTTGCTTGAGTTGAGACAGTTCTTTCACATTATCAGAGGCAGTGGAGTCTGCAGAACTTACGGTGTCCTTCAGCAGCTCCATTGCTTTGTCTTTGTCTTCCAGCCTAATCTGTAATTCACTGATGTTATCTTGCAATTCCTTCACCTCCGATGTTAGTAAGTCTGTAACCTGGAGTGAAGCGACCCTTGCTTTCATACTGTTTATCTCATTTTCACTTCTCTTctgcactgcagtaaaaagggcgatGTTATGATTTATAGATGTGGTCAATTCTGTGAGCTTTTCCTCtatgtttttttcaaaaaagggAAAGTCCCGTTCTCTTGCATCCTTCACATCTTGAATGCCATTGGACAGGTCTTTCAAAATTTCATCCTGCAGCTTTTTAAGAACATCGCTGATCTTCCTCATTTCTCTCTCGCCTTCCTGAAGAGCTCGTTCACTGTCATCCTGTTTCTGCTCAACTTCCTTCAAAACTGATTGGAGACTTCCAATAGTGACTTCAAGAGAATGGACCTAAAATGAAAACCCAAAGATTTATCATACAATGTATTTCCTAAAGAATTAGCATTTATCTGAGCATTGACAAGTAATAACCAGTTGACTTTAGGGACTTCTGACAgagaagtggaaaactacaggTCATCACTTCATTGGTAAGATAACTTACGGaggtgctgctgaaggaaaggctaGTACAATTCTTAGAATCCAATGGCTTataagatccaaggcaacatggttttaccaaggaaaatcatgtcaaacaaatctgGTTGATTTATGGATCATGAACTGATTGAGAACTGTGGTCTATTTGGacatcagcaaagcctttgacatggtttatttaattatttatttaaaacatttctgcaCATCTACCATCGAGAGCAGAGAACAATTTGCATTCATAATCATAATTCACATCATAGAATCACAAAGCAACATTCAttataaaacaaacattttaaaaattactgaTAAAAAGTAGTTCAAGTGAAAATAGGCATGAGGTAGAGATATTAAATGCTTATTGAAACAGcaagtttttaaggctttttaaAACTCATTCAAGCTTCTAAATGCACGAATCTCTAAGGCTAGAGCATTCCATAACTTTGGGTTTGCAATGTAAAAAATTGAATTCCAGTATTCATCAAGATAAACGCTCTTAAAAGAaggaactagagaatgacacaggacaaagtttgtccccgtcccatcccacaggctctgtctccgtccccgcccccaCCCCGTCCTCACAgtttctgtctccgtccccgtcccatccccactgcatccccatgggctctgtcctcatctgcagaagcctcaaacaattttgatttaatatttaaatctttttattaaagtataaaaaggaacaatatactgtgcaactattgtgtataaatttcaAATAGAAATCAATAATagcaatgagcagctataataaccctcctcaccaccaccttctacccttccaaccccaacaatagctggcttctactaccccaagaaaacctaatccaccctgtcaaaatgtccaggggtacaaaatacaacccgttctgtatgccctatgaagcactattatgattttttaatctgtggatgaataagtcatcagcaatctcaggattcagtctagctcaaacataaataacagtccagttcattaacaggcttcaaagtagaaaatgacacagggacaaagtttgtctctgtccccatccccgtatcATTCTCTAGAAGGAACATCAAGCATATTAGAAGAAGCAGACTCAAGGCTCTAGTTGGCTGATGTAAATGAAAACGTGCTGTAATCACAGGGAAAATCTTATCAGTTATTACCTTAAATATTAAACTAATATATTACATCCTACATTCAAATGGAAGCTAGTGCAAATAAACAAGTACAGAGGTAATATTTTCAAATCATCTCATTCCTGAAGGAACATGAGTTGCAACATTCTGTGTTATTGTAATGATAGCAAAACATACTTTGGTAAACCCAAAAAcaaagcattacagtagtcaaaatgTCAAAGGATAAATAATCTTTCAGCCTTCTAACAAGTCTTAATTTGAAAAACACCACACTGATTATTTTAGCTACCTGATATTTCATATTAAGGAATGGGTCAGTCAAGACACCTAATGATCACATGTTCTTACTACGATCAATTGCAACACCATCTATTGAAAAATAATCAAATAGCTCAGGTAACGGAGTACCAGACAGAACAATAACTTGCATTTTAGACATATTTAAACTAAGATTTATCACGTTAACGTaatcacccaggtcccgacacacaggagcaggacagagagAAACCCCAGCgctgggcctcccttggaggccaggcccagggaatctcACCCCCTTCTCAGCGGCCCTAGTATGGTGTGCAGATGCAGGGAGTCATacatgtgggaggagcatgggcatgtcttcAAGTgacacatgcaacttatagaatatatAGGTTACGTACACCCTTGTATCCTGGAATCTGGGTCCCAGATGCTGCTATAGAGTGTTTGCTTCCCGCGTGGCATCAGGATACCTAAAGGAGGCGCCCACTTCTAGAAATTGCCGCCTTAGACTTAAGGCTGACTTAGGTTTTCCTTGTGAGCAGAGGTAAGAGAGTTACTTCCACAATTAATGAAATGGTAGCACCGAATATATTAGACCCTATTCTGAAGCATCGTAAGAAGTCAGGGACTGAATGAATCATGTCCAGATTAGCGAATGAGATGAAACTGCCCAGTGGTGAAAAATTTGGGTAGTAAATGAGCTTTAATCACTGAGGTGGTGATTTCACATTTAAGCATGTTTCACACACAGGAGAAGTCATTTATAAAATGTTAGCGTTTGCAGGCCAGCAAGATTCTGTGTTCATATGTGCACAACATATATACATGTTCCTGGGAGTGGACAGCAGGTACAGTTGTAATCTGGTGGTTAGTTTAGAAGCGCTGTTCATGATCTGGATGTGCATAACCCGGCATTTGCACATGTATCCATACatgtctaaatcctgattttacaaagccaggatatacatgttcaaatTGAGATGGCCCTGGTGTGGGTGTGTTCTGGGTAGGCCTGAAAGATACACATGCATTCCTCGTTTCAGAAATGGGATGTGCGTTCATGTCCGCCAagatcaatgggggggg
It encodes:
- the CKAP4 gene encoding LOW QUALITY PROTEIN: cytoskeleton-associated protein 4 (The sequence of the model RefSeq protein was modified relative to this genomic sequence to represent the inferred CDS: deleted 2 bases in 1 codon), coding for MSTVKHRSKGTDKSAPLPQAPDDVAKNKSGKGSKAGSPHPRAALRSSCSTCVALLLLSVVAVAGAGFLAYCMHHFLEEVSRLSDRQEAMTRQKENLDQAMESALKQVHSLEVTIGSLQSVLKEVEQKQDDSERALQEGEREMRKISDVLKKLQDEILKDLSNGIQDVKDARERDFPFFEKNIEEKLTELTTSINHNIALFTAVQKRSENEINSMKARVASLQVTDLLTSEVKELQDNISELQIRLEDKDKAMELLKDTVSSADSTASDNVKELSQLKQGYEILKETVEAQQGMLKTLLDQVERTQESFMHLPSDVASLREEFLQIQSTVREQEQNFSESSATKGKMLTPVELVENNMHELKLSAVQHSDNINFILSEYKDLNSRFAATQDAIDVMRSTVINSDSNSQLGIDAVQSLRESQESLTSELEEIRRDLSEVPQMTAEFHVLKEVVHKVRDLQSEQAERLGPLDFLQSQTFPDKVASLERFISESQSAVSEVQLDLSMLRTAVDNLVTYSVKIETNENKLEIMKQSLEDLRYDYDRLLEKIEKVQEAV
- the IKBIP gene encoding inhibitor of nuclear factor kappa-B kinase-interacting protein isoform X1, giving the protein MSAVGPRRRRRTATEVVEEEDSGERQRKRGDPVGGPRVLWPEPRTVLCLLCVAACGLLVGLVFQQSTSFADVLKRLQLLQLKDSELNALKERLHFVSEKCGKYHNTLEHWPDLQILSRVSRLQQSVSDLGKWSDRITAERLQLQRNLTALFQVSTEIEQRITSSFKEVSLKVTAVKTDVRRISGLELDAKMLADSLKDLEMRMGKMERETVQSIGAMLTGSIEHVMELKSSVLRNEEKMNLVKEKLAELQSHSSKHATQLLDLESDRMKLLSTVTFANDLKPTVYNLKRDFSLLEPVINDLTLRIGKLALNLLQREREITSLNEKIANLSAVGRDER